TTCGCGTTCGGCCTCGGCCGCACTGGCGATCGTCTTGGTCCAGTCGGGCATGGCGCCGTACCAGACCAGCGTATGGCCACGCAGCTCCAGTCCGTTGCCGGTGGCGAAATTCAGCTGCTTGTCGGCCTGGTCGAAAACGAAGCGCTCCCGCGAAGGGCGAAGATCGAACCATTTCAGCCCGCCCTCGCCGACGACCTGGCGGCAGTGCTTGACGATCGCCGCGCGATAGTCGGGCTCGTCGGCCAGCGGTCCGTCGCGCAGGGCGGCGCCAAAGGGAATGGTCCATTCCGCCGGCGAGCGAAGCGGCGGCTGGGCGGCGGCCGGCGTTGCCAGCAACGTCCCCAATGGAGACGCCACGCTTGCGGAAATTCCGCAAACGGCTTTCAGCGCCGTCGAAAGGGTCTCTCGTCGGGACAACATGGGGTACCTCGACCCTGGCCACGCAAGGGCTATGCCTCGTCCGCGCGATCGGCAAGGCCGCAGGCTGCGCGTCGGCCCAATATCGCCGCCATGATGAACCGGTCGTGACCGGACCGATCGCAACGCGGCGCCGCGGCGCTGCCGTTTGACGACATCGCGACCGATGCGGCATATCGACGCCACGCTCGAAATCGCATTACAACGAACGGGCGAAATCGATTGTTTCGGTCAACACGCCCAGATCAGGCGGTTGCGGCGGGAACAGCGGCCGACAGCGAGGGACAAGACATGGTCAAGGCGATCCGTATCCATAAACCCGGCGGTCCGGATGCCATGGTCTATGAGGACGTCTCGCTGAAGCCGCCGGCCCCGGGCGAAGCCTATATCCGCCAGACCGCGGTCGGCGTGAACTTCATCGACATCTATCAGCGCTCCGGCATCTACGCGATGCCGAGCCTGCCGCACGGCATCGGCATGGAAGCCGCCGGCGTGGTCGAGGCGATCGGCCAGGGCGTGACCGAGGTCACCGTCGGGGACCGCGTCGCTTATGCCGGCGGCCCGCCCGGCGCCTATGCCGAGAAGCGGCTGATTCCGGCAGCAACCCTGGTCAAGCTGCCGAAGGCCATCGACGACAAGACCGCCGCCGCGATCATGCTGCAGGGCATGACGGCGCGCTATCTGTTGAAACAGACCTATCATGTGAAGAAGGGCGACTATGTGCTCATCCATGCCGCCGCCGGCGGCATGGGTCTGTGGCTGTGCCAATGGGCCAAGGCGCTCGGCGCAATCGTCATCGGCACGACCTCGACCGACGACAAGGCCAAGCTCGCCAAGAAGAACGGCTGCCAATATCCGATCCTCTATACCAAGGAGGATTTTGTCGCCCGGGTGAAGGAAATCACCGGCGGCAAGGGCGTCCAGGTGGTCTATGACGGCGTCGGCAAGGACACTTTCCTGAAATCGCTGGAATGCCTGGCGGTGCGCGGCCATCTCGTGCTGTTCGGCGCGGCCTCCGGCGCACCCGACCCGCTCGCGCCCGGCGCACTGGCCGCCAAGTCGGCCTCGCTCACCCGCCCGACGCTGTTCCACTATGTGGCGACACGCAAGGAACTGCTCGCCAATGCCAAGGACGTCTTCGAGGTCGTCAAGAACGGCACCGTGAAGATCCAGAAGCCTAAGGAATATGCGTTGAAGCAGGTTGCCCACGCCCATGGCGACCTGACCGGCCGCAAGACCACCGGCTCGATGATCCTCATTCCCTGACGCGACGCGGTCAGCTGCGGTCAAGCAAGCGCCCCGCCATCACGCGGGGCGTTTTTTTCGTCCGGCTTCAGCGCTGGCCGCCCCGGCTGCCGAGTTCCGGCGGGACGTTGAGGAATGAGGCGGGAGCCGCCTGGCCCGGCGCCGGATAGGCCTGAGGCTGCTGATAACCGGGTTGCGGTGGATAGGCTTGCCGTGCCGGATAGGTTGCGGCCGGCATCGGGGCGTTGGCCGGATAACCTTGCGCCGGATAACCTTGCGCCGGATAGCCCTGTCCGGGATAGGGCTGAGCGAGGAGGCCCTGCTGCACCGGTGCCGCGGCCGCCTTGGCGGCCCGCCGCTGCTGGCCGAGCCAGCGCAGGCCATAGGCGCCAGCCAGACCCGCGGCGATCAGAGCGATCGACATGACCGGGCGATGCCAGAACCAGGCGAGCGCGATGACCGGCAGATAGACGACGAGCGTCAGTGCCAGGGCGACCAGCCCGGCACCCGCCGCCATGGCGCTGCCGAGGATCGGAATGATGTCGGCGAGAATGACGAAGGGACGGAACACCAGGAACCAGCCGATCCACATGACCAGCAGCGCCACGGCGCGCAGGATCCAGGTCAGGATGCCGTTGGCCTCATGGGCATGGGTGAACAGCTCGGCCGCACTTTTCGTACCGGTCTCGCCGAGGAACACCTCGCGGCCGTTCTGGGCGACGTAAGCCGTCAGGCCGCTGCCGATCTGGCGAGCGACGACGCTGACCGGTCCCTCGGCCAGGATCGAATAGCGGATCCTGATATCGCCGATGCGCGGATTTTGCGGATCGTCGCCGACATAGACCGAGCCATCCGACAGACGCGCCCGGTCGCCGAAACGCGCCGTGAAAGGCTGAAGCGCCTCGGCGCTCAGGGCGAAGCTCCGCTCGGCGCTCCGGCCGAACAGCCCGATGACGCGCTCGTCGGCGCGGAACTGCCCGAGCGTCGCATTGGGGGCGACCTGGGTGCGGCTGGCGATTGGCATGCGCGGGTTTGAATGGCCGTCGCGCTGGCGGAACCTGGAGGAATCGATCGACCGGTCCGACCAGACCTGCTCGTAGGTATAGGTCGTGGTGCGGGTCTGCGATCCCCCGGTATTGCTGCGGCTTTCGGTCTTCTGCTCTTCTTTCCACTGGTACATCTCGACCCGGCGCTCCAGCCGCACCGCCTGGGTCCTGATCCGGAACTCCTCGTCGGCAAGCGGCGCGCCGGCGCGGAGATCACCGGTCAGGTGGATCAGGCGGCCTTCATTGGCCGGATCGACGCGGGCAGCGGGGACGCTGATTGCAGCCGCGGCCCCCTCGTTCAACGCGCGGGTCGTGCCGATCGCCCGGCCCTCGTTCCAGAACAGGCCCCAGATCGTCGCGCCGACCAGCGCGATGCCGACAAGGATGCCGACGAGCGACTGCATCAAGCGCTGGAAGAAACCGACATGTTCGGTGGTGCTGTCGCCATCCGGCGTGGTGGAACCGCTCGAATCCGAGCTGGTGGCGGAGGACCAGTTATTGTCCGAGTCCATGCTCATGGAAATCCCCTCGAAAAGCAGGCTCAGGACTTCGCACGGGACTGTTTCAGCGTGACGGCGCGCCGCTTTGCCGATGTTTCGAACGCCTTCAGGGGGCGGCGATCAGCCGGTAGCCGATGCCGCGAACGGTCTGCAGGTGGATCGGGTTGGCCGGATTGATCTCGATCTTGCGCCTGAGCCGATTGACCTGCACGTCAACGGTGCGCTCGTTGATGTCGCCACCCGGAGCCGCCAGGTCGAAACGCGGCACGGTCTCGCCCGGTTTCACCGCCAGCACGCGCAGCATCTCCTTCTCGCGATCGGTCAGCCGCACCGTTTCCTCGCCCCGGCGCAATTCGAGCCGGCCGAGATGGAAGTGGAAATCGCCGAAGCGCACGGACTCGACCACCGGCTGCGGCGTTGGCAGGGCCCGGCGCAGGATGCCGCCGATCCTGAGCAGCAATTCGCGCGGCTCGAACGGCTTCGGCAGGTAGTCATCGGCGCCGATCTCCAGCCCGGTGATCCGGTCGGAGGGGTCCGACCGGGCGGTCAGCATCAGGATCGGCACGGCCGCCGCTTGCTCGGTCTTGCCGGCACGAATGGCGCGCGCCAGGTCGAACCCGGTCTCGCCCGGCATCATCACGTCCAGAATGAGCAGGTCGAAGGTCAGGCCGTCGAGCCGCGCCCGCGCCGCGGCGGCATGTTCGGCGGTCGTCACCCGGTAGCCGTTATTGCTGAGATAGCGCGCCAGCGTCTGGCGGATCACGCGGTCGTCGTCGACCACCAGAAGATGATGCGCATCATCCGGCAAAGCTTTGACAGGCGGCATGGCTCAGCGCTCCCTAGCCCGTGCCGCGACGCGATCGGCCTTGGTGATCAGGCGCGTCACGTCCTCGCGCGCCTCCGGATCGATCATCGCAAACAGAAAGCGCACAGCGGCATCGCGCGCCGTGCCGGAGCCGGCGAGCGCCCGGGCGAAGCGCTCGGTCTGCAGGCGTGACAGTTCGAGCGCCAGCGCCCGGCCCTTGTCGGTCACGGTCAGCAGCCGCTGGCGCCGGTCGATCTGGCCTTCCTTCTGCAGGATGAAACCTTGCTCGACCAGTTCGCGCAGCACCCGCGCCAGGCTCTGCTTGGTGATCTTCAGGATGTCGAGCAGGTCCGCCACGCGGATCTCGGGATGCCGGAACACGAAATGCAGGACCCGGTGGTGGGCCCGGCCGAAATTGAACCGCTCCAGCACATGATCGGGATCGCCGACGAAATCGCGATAAGCGAAGAACATCAGCTCGATCAGATCGTAGGCAGGCTCCCGCGCGCCTGCCTCCGGGCTGGCGCCGGCTGGACCCGAGGATGGCCGGCGCGGGGCCGGTGAGACATTTATGTCAGCCATGTTGACATATTCGGTGCCGATTGTTACTCATTTGCCCGCATTCACGAAACGATCGTACCAAATCGGCCGCTGGCCTTGGCAAGAATCGTCGCTTTGCGATGATGCCGTCTTTGCAAGGTTAGCCGGACCCGGCGCGCTTCGCAAAACCGCAATCGGGCCATCCAAGCTCCGGTGCAGCAGCAGGAGGATAGACACATGACCCTCATCCCGTTCCACGACCGCGACGGCTTCATCTGGATGGACGGCAAGCTGGTTCCCTGGCGCGAGGCCCAGGTCCATGTGCTGACCCACGGCCTGCATTACGGCTCCTGCGTCTTCGAGGGCGAGCGGGCTTATGGCGGTGTCATCTACAAGTCCACGGAACATTCGGCGCGCCTGCGCACATCGGCCGAACTGCTCGATTTCGAGATCCCCTTCTCGGTGGCCGAGATCGATGCCGCCAAGGCGGCGGTGCTCAAGGCCAACGATCAGATCGACGCCTATATCCGTCCGGTCGCCTGGCGCGGCTCGGAAATGATGGGGGTCTCGGCGCAGGACAACACCATTCATCTGGCGATCGCCAGCTGGGTCTGGCCGAGCTATTTCGACCCGGCGACCAAGATGAAGGGCATCCGCATGGACATGGCGGACTATCGCCGTCCGGATCCGGCAACCGCCCCGTCGACCTCGAAGGCGGCCGGTCTCTACATGATCTGCACGATCTCCAAGCATCGGGCCGAGAAGAAGGGTTATGCCGACGCGCTCATGCTCGACTGGCAAGGCCGGGTCGCCGAATGCACCGGCGCCAATGTGTTCTTCATCAAGGACGGCCAGGTGCATACGCCGAAGGCCGACTGCTTCCTCGATGGCATCACGCGGCGCACGGTCATCGACTTGTGCAAGAAGCGCGGCTTCGAGGTGATCGAGCGGCGGATCATGCCGGAGGAGCTTTCGAGCTTCAATGAATGCTTCATCACCGGCACTGCGGCGGAGGTGACGCCGGTCTCCGAGATCGGCCCCTACCGCTTCACCCCCGGCAACATGTCGAAGGTGATCATGGAAGATTATTCGGCCGAGGTGCTGCCGAAGGCGGCGTAAGCCAGACCGTGCCGGATCAGAACAGCCGGCCTCCGAGCGGGACATCCTGCTCGGGGGTCAGCAAAACCACCTCGCCCTCGCCATCAGGCACGCCGAGGGTGAGAACCTCCGAGATGAACTTGCCGATCTGGCGCGGCGGGAAATTGACCACCGCCAGCACCTGACGCCCGACCAGCGTCTCCGGCGCATAATATTTGGTGATCTGGGCCGACGACTTCTTCCGGCCGATGTCGCCGCCGAAATCGATCACCAGCTTGAACGCCGGCTTGCGCGCCTCGGGATAGGGCGCGGCCTCGACGATACGGCCGACCCGGATATCGATCTTCAGGAAATCGTCGAAGGCAATCGGGCCGGCCGGTTCATGCGCATCCATGTTCTGTCCGTTCAGACCGGGGTGACGTTGGGATCGCGGAAATCGTCGCCGCGCCAGCTGCCCGGCCGCGGCTCCCGCCCCTGTTCGCGGTCGTCCGACCGCCGGCGCGAACAGAACGAGCGCGGCGCGCAGAACAACGACTTGAACGGCGCGGCGATCCGCTCGACATCGTCGAGCGCGCGTGCCGCCCGGCCAGCTCTTGTAAGCCCTTCGTCCAAAGCCTTCATGGTCTTGGCCAGCGCCGGGTCGTCATCGTCGAGCCAGACCCGCATGACCCGCGCGAACATCACCGCCATGCCTTGCGCGCGCAACGCACCGCCCGGCCCGCCGGTCTCGACTCCGGCCGCGGCCAGCATCCACTGATGCGAACGCAGCGCCAGCCGGTTCATGCCCATGGCGATCCCGCCGTCGCGCCGGGCGGCGCGCGCCAGATTGCCGATCGCCGCCTTGTGGGGCGCCAGCACGTCGAGCCGGCGCATCAGAATGTCGAACAGCTTTTCCTTGGTCGGCTGTTCGGCGAGGTCTTGATCGATGCCTTCGAGCACCGTTGTGTCCACGGTCTTCACGAAGGCTGCCAGAATGTCGAACTTGGAGCCGAATTCACCGCGCAGAACCGCCAGCGACACGCCGGCTTTCTCGGCGATCTCGGCAAGCCCGATGTCGTGCGGCGCCTTCTCGGCGAGCAGCGCCATATAGGCCGCGACGATGGCATCGCGCGGCGCCTGGGGCGAGGTGGGTTTGGAAGCCTTGGCCATGCTGTCCTCCAGTCTCTCGGGGTCGGCGAGGTCTTTGGGATCGGAGCGATCTTGGGGACCCAGCGGGATCTTGCGACGGAACCTTGGATCAACGAGACTCTGAGATAGGTGCGCTGTGTCAGCCCGCCAGTTCCCGCGAGCGTTTCGTCGCAGCAGCGACGGCCGCCTCGAAGACCGGGCCGATGCCGTCGGCTGCCATCAGCACCTGCAGCGCGGCGTGGGTCGTGCCGTTCGGCGATGTGACGTTCTGGCGCAGCACCGCCGGCTCCACCGCCGGCGAGCGGTAGAGCAGTTCGCCCGCCCCCTCGACGGTGGCGCGGGCCAACCTGGCCGCCAGGTCTTCCGGCAGTCCAGCCGCCGCCCCTGCCCGCGCCAGCGTCTCGGCCAGCAGGAAGACATAGGCCGGCCCCGAGCCCGAGACCGCGGTGACCACGTCGATCCAATCCTCGCGCTCGAGCCATTCGACCCGGCCGACCGCGCTGAGGAGATTATCGACCAGCACCCGCTGGGCTTCGTTGACATGGCGGTTCGCCGCCGCTCCGGTAATGCCGCGCCCGACCGCCGCCGGCGTATTCGGAATGGTGCGCACGACGGCCGCGTCCTGCCCGAAAACCTGTTCCATCCGGGCGATGGTCTTGCCGGCCATGACCGACACCACCACCGTGGTCCGGCCCACCAGATGTTTCACCAGCGGCATCACCTCGTCGGCCATCTGCGGCTTGATCGCCAGCACCAGCACATCGGCCAGCGCCGGCTTCGGCGGATCGAGCGCTATGCCGTGCGCATCGATGACCGCGCGTATCGCCGCGGGCGGCTTCGGATCGATGACCGTAACCCGCTGAGGCGCCAGCCCGAGCTTCAGCCAGCCGGCCAGCAGGGCGCCGCCCATCTGACCGGCCCCCACCAGAACCAGGTGGCCGTTGAAGGCATGCAAGGGCAAAGCCTCCGGCGAGGACTTGGGCTCGGGCGAGAGCTCGGAACGGGGCGGATTCGTCATGGCGACCTCGGTGGCACGATCTCGTCAAGACCGATACCTGCCGCGGGTCGCCCTGTCACGCTTCGCCGACAGTCTCGAACAGGGCCGAGTCCATGGCCTCGCGCGCGCTCTTGCCGGCCCAGACGACGAACTGGAAAGCCTGGTAGTAGCGGTCGCAGGCCTCGATCGCCGCGTCCAGCTGGGCCTCGCATTGCCGCCCGGAGGCTTCCGCCCCGCCGGCAAGCAACAGGCCGTGGCGGAACATCACCACGCCCTCCTGCGGCCAGAGGTCGAAATGGCCGAGCCAAAGCTGCTCGTTGGCCAGCTGGATCAGCTCCTTGACCTCGCCACGGCGCCGGTCCGGCACCTTGAGATCGAAGGCGCATGCCAGATGCAGCGATTCGATATCATCCATCCAGGTGAAGGAGGCATGGTAATCGCCCCAACGCCCTGTCACGGAAAGCGTGATCTCGTCATCGGCGGAGCGGTCGAACGACCAATCGTTCAAGGCCGCCAGGTTTTCCACGAGATCGACAGGGTTGACCTGGCGACCGGTGGTCTCAAAGTCGATCAAGGACATTCCGCCCCCGTGCGGTTCGCTCGGTTGTCGGACAGACGCGACGGACGCAACTGGACAGAAGGATCTGTTTGGGAAGGCCGGCGTCACCGCCGTCAACCGTTTGATTCGTTTACCCGAATCGATCCTTGACCAGACCCTAACGCAGGATGAAGGCGCTGCCTACTGACCCGCCAAGCGATCTTGGATTCGTCATGTTTCCGCAATCGCTCCGTCACGATTATCCACACGAGCCGGACCGCAGTGCACAGGTGTCTGATCTTCCGAATCGAGCCGGCCGGCACCGATCGTGAAAAGTGTCCTAAATAGCCCGTTTTTTAGGCGTCATGCCGAGACGTGCGGCATCCGAGGTCCTGCCATGCACCCTCTTCTGTTGTGCGCTGCACACGAACGCGCCATGTTTGGTGCGTCGACGGTGTTACGGAACACTTCCTCCCTGTGCTCCCATGTCACCGTCGGCGTTCCCCTCTGGAAGGCGGCCGCAAGATGCTTAGCGTCAGCGGCCGAAACTCATAAAGCCGGGCTTTTTAGCTCGGCTTTTTTTTGTTCGCAAAAGACCACCGGCGACATCAGGCCGCGGCGCGCGCCTGCACGATCTTGTCGGCCTCGCGCCCGGTCAGCTCGGCGAGGTGATCGAAACGCGACGTGAAAGTGCCGACGCCGGCGGTGACCGAACGGATCTCGACGATCAGGTCGCCGATTTCCGATTCGGGCATCAGCGCCGCCACCACGTCCCAGCCGGGCCACCCGTCACGGCTGTCGAAGCCGAGAATCTGGCCGCGCCGGCCCGACACGATCGCGTTGATCTTGGCGGTCGCCTCCGACGGCACAACGACCTCGACCCGGTGGATCGGTTCGAGCAGCACGGCATGGCAGGCCGGCAGCGCCTCCTGGATGGCGATTCGCCCGGCTTGCTGAAACGCCATGTCGGATGAATCGACCGTGTGATAGCTGCCGTCGGTCAAGGTCACGCCGATGTCGACGACCGGAAAGCCAAGCGGCCCTTTCCTGATCGTGTCCTCGATGCCGTCCTTCACGGCCGGAATATATTGTTTCGGCACGACGCCGCCGGTGATCTTGTCGGAGAAGACGAAGCCTTCGCCACGCCCGAGCGGCCGGACATCGATCACCACGTCGCCGAACTGGCCGTGACCGCCGGACTGTTTGCGATGGCGCCCGCGTATGCCCGTGGCGCTCTTCTTGATGGTCTCGCGATAGCCGACGCCGGGCTTGGCCTGGTTGACGGTGATGCCGTAGCGGTTGGCGAGCTTGGCGACCGCCACCCTCAGATGCATTTCGCCTTGGCCGGCAAGCACCATCTCCGAGGTCTCGCCGACATGGGCGACCGACAGCGAGGGGTCCTCGTCGACCAGCTTGGCCAGCGTCAGCCCCAGCTTGACGTCGTCCTTGCGGTCCTTGGCCGACAGCGCCGCCGACAGCACCGGCTGCGGTGGCGCGGTTTCGGCAAGCCGCGGATGCGGCGTCTTGGCCGTGGTCACGGCATCGCCGGTCGCCACATGATCGAGCTTGCCGAAGGCGACCGTGTCGCCGGCCCTGGCCTCGGCGACCTTCTCGAGGCCCGGGCCGAACATCTTGAACAGGCCCGAGGTTCGCTCGGTATGGCCTGACGAGCCGGTGAGCATGGCGCCATCGGCGACGGCACCGGCGAGGATGCGCGACACCGACAGCTTGCCGCCATGGGCGGTGTGGATGGTCTTCATGACATGCGC
This portion of the Phreatobacter stygius genome encodes:
- a CDS encoding quinone oxidoreductase family protein — translated: MVKAIRIHKPGGPDAMVYEDVSLKPPAPGEAYIRQTAVGVNFIDIYQRSGIYAMPSLPHGIGMEAAGVVEAIGQGVTEVTVGDRVAYAGGPPGAYAEKRLIPAATLVKLPKAIDDKTAAAIMLQGMTARYLLKQTYHVKKGDYVLIHAAAGGMGLWLCQWAKALGAIVIGTTSTDDKAKLAKKNGCQYPILYTKEDFVARVKEITGGKGVQVVYDGVGKDTFLKSLECLAVRGHLVLFGAASGAPDPLAPGALAAKSASLTRPTLFHYVATRKELLANAKDVFEVVKNGTVKIQKPKEYALKQVAHAHGDLTGRKTTGSMILIP
- a CDS encoding TMEM43 family protein; this translates as MSMDSDNNWSSATSSDSSGSTTPDGDSTTEHVGFFQRLMQSLVGILVGIALVGATIWGLFWNEGRAIGTTRALNEGAAAAISVPAARVDPANEGRLIHLTGDLRAGAPLADEEFRIRTQAVRLERRVEMYQWKEEQKTESRSNTGGSQTRTTTYTYEQVWSDRSIDSSRFRQRDGHSNPRMPIASRTQVAPNATLGQFRADERVIGLFGRSAERSFALSAEALQPFTARFGDRARLSDGSVYVGDDPQNPRIGDIRIRYSILAEGPVSVVARQIGSGLTAYVAQNGREVFLGETGTKSAAELFTHAHEANGILTWILRAVALLVMWIGWFLVFRPFVILADIIPILGSAMAAGAGLVALALTLVVYLPVIALAWFWHRPVMSIALIAAGLAGAYGLRWLGQQRRAAKAAAAPVQQGLLAQPYPGQGYPAQGYPAQGYPANAPMPAATYPARQAYPPQPGYQQPQAYPAPGQAAPASFLNVPPELGSRGGQR
- a CDS encoding response regulator, which gives rise to MPPVKALPDDAHHLLVVDDDRVIRQTLARYLSNNGYRVTTAEHAAAARARLDGLTFDLLILDVMMPGETGFDLARAIRAGKTEQAAAVPILMLTARSDPSDRITGLEIGADDYLPKPFEPRELLLRIGGILRRALPTPQPVVESVRFGDFHFHLGRLELRRGEETVRLTDREKEMLRVLAVKPGETVPRFDLAAPGGDINERTVDVQVNRLRRKIEINPANPIHLQTVRGIGYRLIAAP
- a CDS encoding MarR family winged helix-turn-helix transcriptional regulator; the encoded protein is MADINVSPAPRRPSSGPAGASPEAGAREPAYDLIELMFFAYRDFVGDPDHVLERFNFGRAHHRVLHFVFRHPEIRVADLLDILKITKQSLARVLRELVEQGFILQKEGQIDRRQRLLTVTDKGRALALELSRLQTERFARALAGSGTARDAAVRFLFAMIDPEAREDVTRLITKADRVAARARER
- a CDS encoding branched-chain amino acid aminotransferase, encoding MTLIPFHDRDGFIWMDGKLVPWREAQVHVLTHGLHYGSCVFEGERAYGGVIYKSTEHSARLRTSAELLDFEIPFSVAEIDAAKAAVLKANDQIDAYIRPVAWRGSEMMGVSAQDNTIHLAIASWVWPSYFDPATKMKGIRMDMADYRRPDPATAPSTSKAAGLYMICTISKHRAEKKGYADALMLDWQGRVAECTGANVFFIKDGQVHTPKADCFLDGITRRTVIDLCKKRGFEVIERRIMPEELSSFNECFITGTAAEVTPVSEIGPYRFTPGNMSKVIMEDYSAEVLPKAA
- a CDS encoding tRNA-binding protein, whose product is MDAHEPAGPIAFDDFLKIDIRVGRIVEAAPYPEARKPAFKLVIDFGGDIGRKKSSAQITKYYAPETLVGRQVLAVVNFPPRQIGKFISEVLTLGVPDGEGEVVLLTPEQDVPLGGRLF
- a CDS encoding TetR/AcrR family transcriptional regulator, yielding MAKASKPTSPQAPRDAIVAAYMALLAEKAPHDIGLAEIAEKAGVSLAVLRGEFGSKFDILAAFVKTVDTTVLEGIDQDLAEQPTKEKLFDILMRRLDVLAPHKAAIGNLARAARRDGGIAMGMNRLALRSHQWMLAAAGVETGGPGGALRAQGMAVMFARVMRVWLDDDDPALAKTMKALDEGLTRAGRAARALDDVERIAAPFKSLFCAPRSFCSRRRSDDREQGREPRPGSWRGDDFRDPNVTPV
- the proC gene encoding pyrroline-5-carboxylate reductase; its protein translation is MTNPPRSELSPEPKSSPEALPLHAFNGHLVLVGAGQMGGALLAGWLKLGLAPQRVTVIDPKPPAAIRAVIDAHGIALDPPKPALADVLVLAIKPQMADEVMPLVKHLVGRTTVVVSVMAGKTIARMEQVFGQDAAVVRTIPNTPAAVGRGITGAAANRHVNEAQRVLVDNLLSAVGRVEWLEREDWIDVVTAVSGSGPAYVFLLAETLARAGAAAGLPEDLAARLARATVEGAGELLYRSPAVEPAVLRQNVTSPNGTTHAALQVLMAADGIGPVFEAAVAAATKRSRELAG
- a CDS encoding YbjN domain-containing protein; amino-acid sequence: MSLIDFETTGRQVNPVDLVENLAALNDWSFDRSADDEITLSVTGRWGDYHASFTWMDDIESLHLACAFDLKVPDRRRGEVKELIQLANEQLWLGHFDLWPQEGVVMFRHGLLLAGGAEASGRQCEAQLDAAIEACDRYYQAFQFVVWAGKSAREAMDSALFETVGEA
- a CDS encoding elongation factor G: MGEAGGRRVAGPRCIALVGPFQSGKTTLLEAILERTGALQRMGSVETGTTVADASAEARQFKMSIEGGIATTGFMGDSYTFVDCPGSVDFLHEMRNIVPAVDAAVVVCEADEKKVPALGVILRELEDRGIPRILFINKIDKADKRIRETLTTLRPASRVPLLLRQIPIWSNGIVSGFVDLALERAFVYREHAASMVVPLDGDDLTRNRDARFTMLETLADHDDELMEALLSDLEPPRDKVFDDLGKELRDGLVCPVLFGSATRTNGVLRLLKTLRHDVPSVEEAAGRLGVKPNETVAHVMKTIHTAHGGKLSVSRILAGAVADGAMLTGSSGHTERTSGLFKMFGPGLEKVAEARAGDTVAFGKLDHVATGDAVTTAKTPHPRLAETAPPQPVLSAALSAKDRKDDVKLGLTLAKLVDEDPSLSVAHVGETSEMVLAGQGEMHLRVAVAKLANRYGITVNQAKPGVGYRETIKKSATGIRGRHRKQSGGHGQFGDVVIDVRPLGRGEGFVFSDKITGGVVPKQYIPAVKDGIEDTIRKGPLGFPVVDIGVTLTDGSYHTVDSSDMAFQQAGRIAIQEALPACHAVLLEPIHRVEVVVPSEATAKINAIVSGRRGQILGFDSRDGWPGWDVVAALMPESEIGDLIVEIRSVTAGVGTFTSRFDHLAELTGREADKIVQARAAA